The region TGTTGATTGTTGAGTAGGTAATTTCTTGCAGCCAGTTCCTCTCATTGCAGCCATTGACTTGTGGAATTTTATGATTGAATTTTCATGCGAAATACCAGGGTACAAGTTCCCCAACTATATATTCAAACAAAAAGTCTTAACTGGTGTTCTATGACTACCCTGACAGTTTGCAACATCCCAAACCCCCAAAATATAACAGATTGTCACCTAAATAAAAGTATAGCAGCCGGAAGGTGGAGATCAAACCCATAGCTCCCATATGAAAATTAACTCAACTCTCCCTTTACACATGTAGTGTAAAGCAGAAGCAGAAGCCGGCAATCATTGATTAGATCTCTCTTCTTTCTTTTCCTCTGGAGGCAGGGTCACAAACTTCAATATCTGCTGAACCTGATCCACTTCAAGTCGGAACTTGTTAGCAATCTGGTGAATGTCCATTGGCCCGGTTTGATCATCAGCCTTTCCTTGATGAAGAAGCATCATGTGGCGCAACTGTGCTATATTTAGAGTCCCTGGAGGAGCAGGTCTTTCCTCGTACCTTGTAGAATCGGGTTTTGTGTTCCGCAACTTTGGCATCGGCCTATCATACCTTTCCCCCACAGCTGCCTGTCGACaaattttaataacatttttGGGTAAATATGCAGAGGTGAGAAACATAGTATGGCTCACTTGATAAAGGAGAACTTAAGATCAGGTGGAACCTCCCACTAAAAATGTACAAGTTTCAACTTTCAATCATCATACGAAGAGAATCAGCAAATAACTACAACCAGTTAAACCTTTCACCAGTTTGAGAATGCAGTCTGTTTAATGTGGCAAATACGTGTGGCATTAGGTTTGAACCgtgaatcaaaccaaaccaaaccaatattCTACTTATTcaatacaaacaaatcaaagtttTAAGGAATTAAAGAAATTCAAATCAAGGCGAACTAGTCAGTTCAGTttatttttcggtttggtttggtttgtactAAAACTTAACTGAGTTTTTTGAATCCAAAAGAGAACTAGACCAAATTTTCCGGTCTATTTCAGTTATTCGGTTTGATTAGCAAATGCATGAAGATGCATATCTTTCCATTATATGCATACAATCCCATGAAATTATCTGCTAACTATGTAGCACAAATACAGGAAAACTGGAGACCAGGACATGGGCATTGGCGAGACAGTGTTATTTTAGAGTCTACTATGATAAAAATGATGTTTCGTGTTCAAAACGCCAAGTTACCGCTACGTTTCCGAAGAAGGAAACATTGATGGAATGAAGTGTTTGTGTTACTTAGTTTGTTAATTTAATGTCCATCAAGCAATAAACTTACAATCAtgaagattacaaaacaaaaaatagcaGAAAATTATATTTACCATTACCATCGACCAAAACAATAACGAAAAAGTTCCTATAGATGATTGCACTTAGGGTGCAGAATAGCAGAAAATGATCTTACCTCGCCCATCTCCAATTTGCCTCCAGGTTTTGTTCGAATTCTACCCACCATTTGGTTAAGCATTGCATCATATTGTGGATCCTTTTCTTCAAGTTCATTCTCTGTATTAACTTTTGGAATACCATCTTCCCCTAAACCAGTACAATAATAAACCAGTCATTTTTGGAAGAATACATATAAGTTTCGTAACTAATAATTCCATTTTccatcaaaatatgaaattttcaaTAAGCTCTGTAGCAcaaacacttcattcaatcaacgtgtcCCGTTTCGAAAATGTTTCGGACACAGAACttcatttttttacataaataacACCGTCTCACCGTGTCAATATCCAAGTGACCCGTTtcccgtgtccgtgctacctaggctGTAGCTAAATTCTTCATTCCAATACAACCATCTTAATTATCATAACTAATTAACAAAATGTGTTACTTCCAATCAAACTTAGCAACAAAGTCCTAACTCCTAATAATGAGGCTTATAGCATTAGTAACAGAGAAGAAATTGAACAATTAGAACTCACCAGAAGCAAGATTGTCCTGATTGTTACATTGGGCGCTTGTCCTCAAGATCTCCACTTTATCAGGGGTTATTTCCGGCGGCCGGCGGTCAACTACAGTCTTTGTAGCCGGAGATGAATCGGTGGCCCTTATTCTGCCAGATGCTCGACGAAATGCCTGACCCATTATCTGTTATttcaatgttaaaaaaattagcagCTTTATCGAATTTTAGTTATGTTAAAACTTAACTGCCCGCAGTCTGAGAATGGTATTGAAATGGGTAGCGATCAGTTAGGTCAAAAAGATTTAACTGTCTGAGATCGGAGAAGGgtgcaaatcaaacataatgaCATTAACCTGCGACGGAGCTAGGAGGAGCCTTGTGGGTTTTAGAAACAGTAAAATGTTTGCCACGTCGTTATCTCTGTATAAGGCCACGTGGATGTATCCCTCCTACTTGTTCTCATTCTTTTAGGATAAATGCATCTTAAAGTTTCTATATTATTagcttttatttcttttgatccttagtaaatattttatatttaaataatcccttaattatttattttaaaactgtCACTGCTATGAGTGACATAAAACGACAGTGTTTTATGCCTAAAAAGACCAtgtatatacaaattaaatagttaagggatgatttaaaatataagaaatATATACTCGTTTTATGCATTTGCTACATGTTgagaaaaaacaaatcaaactgaattaaTCTATCTAGTTTGATTAATTTGgtcaatttttcaattaatttaattaatcaattcaaccaattcaacttaattaatttaaaaattattcaattaggataataagttttaaatatttcttttattaaattaattgaattatttcatttcaattttaatttttagcaattactctttatattttttttaatttcacggAATTAAtcgatattttttatattttggtttattcaattaatttaatttaaaataatttattaatcaatttgtttcgaataaaaatataactaatttaattgtGATTAAATCAATAGGTTTTTATTCGAACCAACTCAATTCTCACCCCTGATTACAGTTAAACTATTGCTTGACggagtaatttattaaattgtttagCAGCATAATAAAATACTTTAATAGcaatatataattaatgataTGAACCTGTGGATTAGAAATATGAAATGATAATCAAGATAATCAAACATAAAGTgttaaaacttataaaaaaaataaagaataaagttTAATCATAATGTAAAAGCTAAAACAAAAgtaaattttacatattttttgaGCACTCTAACTTGGATAACGAAGTATCAGCTAATAAACTTGGATCATTACAATAATATATACTCCTATACTACATGGAAATTTTCGGATACTTAGAATGTGAAAATAATACACCAAGAATTTTCCATATAATATGTACTTTTATTCAACTGAATCAACGAACCACAGGATGATCAAAATGTCGTAAACTTAAACTTGCCATAATTAGACATCATATGTCATTCCAACTTTAAGCAAGTGTTTACGAGGGATCAAGAAAATTTCATCAGGCTGTCGGACGCATCTACTTAACCAATTATAAAGATAATCTACCGTAAATTTCTTGATCCACGACGATCCATTCGCAGCCATAACCTCGGCTTCACCCATTAAATAAACAATCCCGTCGTTCAATGCTTTATCAACTGATTCAATTTCATTATCTACATTATCTCCTTGTTCATCTCTTATGAACTCTTTCAATTGGTTCGCTAAATCTTGCTCGAACGATCCTTGTTTTTTGAACGAATCTGTGTATCCGTAACGTACAATGCATCGAAAAATCAGCTCGCCCGGCTTCACTCTTTGAAACAAGAAACGTTCTTCAGCGGGCACTTTACTGATAGGTAATGATTTGATTGAAACAAATACGAGAACTGAATGTAAAGCCGGAATACTCGAGATGTAGTGAGTGAAAACGGGCGATACGCCTTGAACAAGCTGCGAGTAGAATAATCCGAGACCTTGGATTCGATTGATTCTTTTCCCGGAGACTATATCAGTAAGCCTTTCTACTGAAATTTTGTTTTCCAGCTCGTATAAATACTTCTTCCTGTATCCGTAGCTCCAAATGAACATAATTGTGACTATAACAAAGGCGAGGAGTAACGGAAGGTACCCTCCGTCGACAAATTTGTACAGAGTCGCGCTCAAATATATCAATTCGCTCAAACCAATGGTCAATATGTAGATGACTACGTAGATGATGTTTATCTTCCatatcataatcataatcagaACTAAAAGTGCAGAAGTAATCACGAAAACGAATGTCACCGCGATTCCTGCAAGAAAAGTATGCACAAATTCAATTTCcgaacaaaaaataaatgtgAACACTAAAATTCttacaagaaaataatattattaccATAAGCATTTCCAATCTGTATAGTGTTTTTAAAGCCGAGTGTGACGGCCACACAAGCGATCATAAGAAAAGTATTAATCTCAGGAATATAAACTTGTCCCTCGAAATCTGCAGAAGTGTGTACTACTTTAATCCGGGGGAAACACCCTAATGCTACTGATTGTTGAATTATTGAGAACGAAGCGGAGATTAATGATTGACTCGCAATGATTGCAGCTAGTACTGCTACGATAAACTGTGGCCAAAACAATGCCTCTGtgccaaaaacaaaattaatatccAAATTTAGCAGAAACAGAAAACAAACAGAGAGCAAAAAGTATTGTGAATAAAAAATCTTACTCGGAATGGACTTGAAAAAGGAATCAGTAATATCAGCAGCATTTTCTTGGAGATAAGAACACTGGCCAACATAAGCTAGCAAGACAGAGGGAATAAGTATGGTGCAACTGCTTAATCGAACAGACCGAACATTAAAATGCCCCAAATCAGCAAACAACGCTTCGGAACCTGAATTCGGAtcaaaataattcaacatcaacCTTTCAAATAGCATCAAAAGATAAGAAAACATGCGCGAAACGTACCTGTAAGACATAAAACAACGCCGCCAAGAGAAATCCAAGCATCCTTCCCATTTCGTTGGAAATATTGTATAATATAGTATGGATTAACAGCCTTGATTACGCTGGGGTCATACTTGATGAAGTTGTAAAGTCCAATGGTTGCAATAGAGAAAAACCATAGCATAATGATTGGAGCAAATGTGTAGCCAACTTTATCTGTTCCGAACCTCTGAAGTTGGAACAAGAAAACTAAAATTACTACCGAAACCCACATTATAACATCTTGTGAAAGTGTAGGAACTGCCTCTTTAATTCCTCCCACTGCAGATAATACTGCATTCACAAAACGAAGCTGATAAGAGTTACGGAAACGAAAACGTTGAAAAATACGAAATGCCGAGACATAGAGCGTGCACATTCGGGGAGCAAGACTTATAAAATGAGTGTCCGTACCTGATATGCAAGGCGTAAGAATGCCATCTCCGAGAACCATGGAAACTCCGAGCATGGTCATAAACAACATGAAGTATTTGATTGCATGATTACTCTCAAGTTTGGATTTGACTGCCGAAGCCAATTTCACTCTCCGGTTTGGCATATCCAGTTTATAAGTAGAAACTTTTCTATCTTCAGCTTGCTGATTTGGTATCAAGCTCGCCTTACTATGCCGGCAAATCAAAGAATATAGTGCAAAAGTTCCTCCTGTAATCctcaataacaaaaaaaatatcagCTTTAATATAATTGATTTCGAAAATCACTAAACTTTTGACTTATTTTATTTCAGTTATAACGAAactttaatctaatttattttaatagctAAACTTTCATTTTCACTTTAGCCGAcaaattttctttatttcaaattaattagtgttttattatttagagtttaatgtaaaataaattatgattttagCGTTATTACCCAATAAAgtataaactttgaaactttataaaattgGTCATCAATAATTTTTGGCGAATCAGAATACCAATTAATTGTTTCTATTGAAATAATGTTGACAAAGACATGAGAATATATAGAATCGtcaatattttttcaatagAAAATAAGTTGGTGTTCCAATTtaacaaaagataaaaattgaTCATTGATTTTTACCAACTTTTAAAATTCTTGTTATAAATACAAAACACGTTAAAGTTTATTAAAACCTAAAGCTCATATATGAAGCTTACCATCTCCATTATCATTGGCAGCAAGAACAATAAAGACGTATTTAATCAAGGTGATGATGATGAGTGAGTAAATAATCAACGACAGTACGCCGAGAACATCATTTTTTTCCTTAATTCCGTTCGGAAAAATACTCGGCAACACATACAACGGCGATGTACCTAAATCACCATAAACCACACCAATACATTGAAACGCTAGCTTCAAAATTGTTCCCCAGTCTGCATCCTGCATTCCAAATCAAAAATCTCATTGAATTGAAAAAACAATGaatgagttatagctcaaatgATATATACGCTAGGTCAAGACAGACTCGGGTGAGGAGATGAAGGGGCAACTGTCCCTCTAAATATTTTCGTTTTTGAAAAAtggtatttcaatttttttagtttttataaaatatggttACTAAGTTTCTATTGTTTTACACCCTCATACTTGTATTCCTAGTTCTGTCCATGCGTCAGACAACAATCTGTCAGGCCGTGGTTTTAATTTCTCCCATAAACGCTCATTCTTTTGATTTATCAAAGAAATGTATACATTCAAAATTTCACCTTCCGATTATGAGTACGACTAGCGTTAGCCTCCACGTCGAAAAAATCTTTAGTCTTCACAAGCTTAGGATAATCTCCGTCTGATTCCGCGGCTTGCGGCGAtctttgttcttcttcttcaacctCCGCCATTGTGAGAGCAATGTATGAAATATTAGAGATGAAAAAGACTTCAGGTTCGTTAACGGCTCGTAATTTATATAGTGTTATTTTTTTCACTCGTTTTTTATGGTTGCCATGTTTTTAGTAACTACTTGGTTGACAGAGAAGTTAAGAAattatttccttttctttttaactATGAAATTTCTTGTTTCTTTCGACAGTtgtaaatttctatttttggaTAATTAATATACGCggttataaataaattatacacGGAGTACACACTTCTTTACACTAGTCTCGCTTtgcgtgctacgcacgtggctcgtaacgtgactcgtcaattcatgtgttattattttaaaacaatattaaaaaaatcaaattatttttttttgtaaatttacacataactaatAAAGATTTGGATAACATTAATTGTGTTGCTAGTGTAGTCAAACTAAAAGATtgatattcctattaatttggaaaagattagctattttttctatACTCAATTAGTATTCCTCTATcatgatacaattttattttaactaaaactctaattataataatttttagtaattaattaaacaattaatttgttaatgactataaaaccgttatttaatatagattaaaaagggttattccgtaaatttgcctatccccccccccatccgtgcttttatatatagtatagatatagatataaaaGTAACCTGGCCAAGTCATTTCATGTCAACTACAGGtgtaagaaaatatataattgcTATTTTGAGTATTGCTTACATTTTATGATTATATGactgtaaataataaatattgaaaacCAATAATAATGATAACAATTGTAGAATGTACATAAAAGAGAGTACATTAAAATGCTAATAGTTGTACTTATCTCATTGGtgaaagtaattaatttttgactcttttaacatttaaaaattacacTAACATCCTTTACttttatcatattatattaaaatatttttttgataattgaagaATGGAAAACGTTTGCGGAAAGAATCGAATCCACGTTTTAATAGATTGTTATctaacgcttataccatttgaattataacttATTGGTTATTatatggaatttttttaaaaaaaattatccgtTAGTctaatatttgatatattactTCACCCAATCTATTTATTTTGACATATTATATATTCTACCGCCATCTATATTgtcaatatattaaatttttaactttttacatGATAAACAAACATGTAAATACTAGaaaaacattattattattattttctcatttgtatttttttataatatgtaAAATCTGTAATTATCTCAGCTAAATATCACCATTGACTTAAATCAACATCAATCAAACTCGCGGCACCAGGAAATAATTGACCCAATAAAAAGATGGGCATGCTCCAAAGAAGTCTTGCATGTGTTACAtttgtataattaaaaaaaattacgataCATTATTTCTgttcttattaaatttatttcattatttaatatttttcaataatgataaataaacaaaagaatattattttacaataaaattatagacaaactaaatttcaaaatataaataggTACTTGTAAATTGGACAAATTTCTTAGGGgtttatttgattttacttCAATTTGTTTCTGAAAATATTAAAGGTTTAAAGtgtatttatgattttttgaaattaacaataataattatattaattttgattaaatatgACTCACCATATTTGATtaatctatatttttataataaaataaataatttatattttttaatttatactacCATTTActttataagaaaaaataaattgatcgacattatttaaacattaaaaaaaaaatatttttactacTCTCAAAATTAGTATAGCATTGAAAGTGGCTCGTAATGCGTTTTCGTTTCCCGAAAAAAATGTGTTTATAAATAGTGTTTTTTCTTCTCTCTAAAACCAAATCGCTCTTTTTCTGCTTCATCTTTAAGGatgggagaagatgatttttccggTTAATCGGAAAATCATTTTCTCTCCGCCCATAGTACTATTAATCGCAGATCTACCTTCTTGTTtcaataagttttttttaagatCTAAAAATTGCGAGATCACTTATGGATCTATATTAAAGATgggatttgaaaagtttgaaacttCAAGAATCAAGCGGTTTCAAGATCGTATTTTCAATTTGAACCATGTATATTTTGGGTAACTTTTTGATGGTTAAAAAAATCCTAATCGATGACTGTATTAACAGCTCTCATTCGTTATTTtagaatagtttttttaatttgttaaagaACCATTTatctatctaatttttattctcatcaaTGAAAAGTTTAGcgtttgttaaaaaaaatctctaGTTAAAAGATTTTAAGAGACACGACGTCGTATAAGTAAACAAGAAAGTCGAAAAGAAGCTTCCTTTTGTCAATTGAACTTTCAAAGAATTTGTATGACAACTTCTTGGAATCATCCTAGTCAAATTTCAaaacaagaagaaaaaagattaaaatctATAATCACACTCCCATTTATTTCTTATCTATTCTAATAATTATCTCAATTTCATTCCAATCAATCATGGCTGTTAAAGATCCCGACAGGTTGAAGGAGTTTGAAGCTGGATTGAAAGTCATACAAGAGGCAGTTGACCAAGTCAACGCCATTGCAGAAGGAACTTCTAGTTCGTCTTTATCATCAGCAGATTATATGCGTTACTACACGTATCCTTTTGATTTCTCTTatgttttctttgttttatttgattcaaTCTGCAATTctcgattttaaaatataattattggaTAATCATAACGTAACAAATTGAATGTCGATAACCGTTCACTGTAGTATAGTTGGATAATCGTATATAATTAACTTACTCTGTCCACGGATTACATGGTAGACGGAATATATGTTAGAATTTCTTCATTACGAATCGGGCGTAAACTTAAGGAATACTGGCAAACCAAATCTTAACTTTGTAGAAATGTAATCTTATTGTTTAAAACatcacaaaataaatcctaatataatttcatatttttttttgcattttataaCCCAATCATTTTCCGGCAGTTTTGTGTATTTGTAGTAGTCATGTTAGCAAGTATTCGCATATTAAATTCATGTTTTAAAAATGttctaaataaaattctaatttttcgCGTTTTTGCACTATGAAGcctaaaaaatggaaacaaaaTTGTCAGAAAACATATTTGAgctaaaaaatgcaaaaatgagaaacgtcagtatttattttgtaataacgttttgaacattgtaattaaattgcaacagagttgaaacgttaggatttattttgcaaatacCGCTAAACTTAATTAGTTTTTACTTTTTGATTATATatgtggacttgtatatttctTTGACTACTCTTGAGACAGAGTAGTTTTTGATCTTAGTGCATCACATCCATTGGGGGACTTCACCAAGGAACTTTATGACAAATACAAGCAGATTTTTGAAGATCATATCACTCTTAAGGTTACAATTCAGAGATTCAGTACAGTCACTtagaattaattattatatatgtaGATTTGTGAAACTAGTCATTTTTGAtttcttgatttcttgttgTGCACGTAACAGGTGTTGCCTTGTTTAAGAGAGAAAAACGACCAAGAACTGTTGCAAGAATTAGTGAGAAAATGGGGAAATTATAAGATTATAACACGATGGCTTTCAAAATTCTTCTGGTTTCTTGGTAGATACTATATTCCTACTCGAAAACTTCCTTCACTTCAAGAAACCAGCTTCATAGCTTTTCATAATTTGGTAACTATGTTTGTTTTTTCATATATGCAGACATTTATACTCGATTTTAACACATTTTTATTTGCCAATTTTTGAGTTCCAGGTATATGGTGAGGTGAATAGCCAAATAAGAAATGCTGCTATTTCTATGGTATGTTCCTTTTTCTTATTTACATTGGTAGGTTATTAAAACCCGAATTAACCGACCTATTTCGGTTAAAATTTGTCAAAAGTTTTGATTAATCTGATTACTTTAAATCGACTACTTTGATCATTCggttttgtatttttaagattttggttatttttattttggttaaaattgataattcaaTCGTTTCGGTTAAGAGGCTTAAGTGATCTAGTTATTTGGTTTTCGTTGAATCTATCAGttcttaattgtttaaaaaaattgattaaccGAATTAATTGAACtaactaaatattttatacttttttaattattattctttatatattttttttgaaaaatgtattttttatatttttatcggtTTAACCTAGTTAATCGGCTAATTTGATCAGTtccatttttatatatttttaagattttggttaatttggttttgATTAAAGATGATAATTCAATAGATTCTGTCAAATCGGTGGGTTCAAATGCGAGCTTAAAAGCCTAAATAATTTATAGAAACTTTGATCATCTAATAATGTAGATCAATATGGGACGAGAAGGAGAAGAAATTGATGAGGTTTTGTTGAAGAATATTTTAGCTATCTATATAGAGATGGGAATTGATTCAAACAAATATTATGAGCAAGATTTTGAAGAAGCAATGCTTAAGGACTCTGCTGCATTTTATTCAAGAAAATCGTCTAATTGGAAACAAAATAAGTCTCATGATGATTACTTGATTATGGTATGATTATTTACTATTTACAATTAAGTTCTCAGGTAATTAATTTTACAGTAATCTGTAGATGGAAATATAATTATGatctcttttcttttgttatttCTTTATGGGAAATTTCAGGTTGAAGATTGCATTAAGCATGAGACTGAAACAGTTTCAAGTTACCTACAGAGCATAACCCAAGAGAAGCTGCTGCAGGTTAGTTATTATTTTGACATGTTGACACAAGGTTAAAAATATGTTGCACCGAAGCGAAAACCGCGAAATggctttttataaaatatgagaaataaaaatgtgtaaataataaaatatataatatatttataaaagttattaaattttataatatatatcaaattttattcattaaaaaatattgtcATGCAAAAATGAAACcggtcaaaatttaaaaaatacattttcttaatttattgtACGCTCTATGTTTTCATTTTATACCTAAAACTAAAAGTTTTCACATGGTCCGTAATTAGAgatgtattttgaaatattttatatgtatatgcAATTTATCCTTTGTTGGCAAAAATAAagtgaaatataattattttttagataaagATGAAAATTTTGGGTTGAAagcgtatttttaaaaattaaaggatttttttttggattttttttgtgataatctaatatataataaaataaatcatttgAGAATGATCAAAATAGaatattttaataatgataATCTACATTATAAAGAATATACTtttaaaagatgaagaaaaagagTTATGTTTGGATAATCtaatatacttttttataatgatCAAAATAACTAGTTATGTTTGTGTATTGTGGGTTTGTAGGTAATTATTCAAGTTTTTCTAATTCATAAATAACTATGTTATCCTTTTTTaaagaaatgaattttttattaagaaacaattattcttttttttattaagaaacaattatttaattttagttatttactgAAATGGTCtcaaaatatttgaattatatgagTTTTTAAGAGTATCGGAAATGAAATTactttcaaaaagaaaagatacAACTCCTTTGAAGTTTCCGTATACCATAGGTTAAAATTTTGGGGTTTCCCCCTCTCGGCCTCCCCTATCTCCGTCATTGGTAACATTTGAttctttcaaatatttttaatcaacatatttattttaattaatttattatgtgtATGATATTTGAAAGCAGGTTGTTCGATACGAATTGCTTAATACAGAACTCGAAGGATTAAAGCCTCTTGATCGTGATCTACAGTCAAGCTAGCTGTGGCCTGTGAATGTTGTAATACTATACTAAGTTGCTCTCTGATTTTTAGCTACCATaccaaaaaaacaacaaataaaaataaagttatgtAATGGTATTTTTTTAGCTCATTTTCAATGGTAATAATATGGACACTACATATTATACGTACAAAGAGCGGTTCAGTACAAAAAAAATaggattaatgtcataaaaattcaccaactttacatgtttttttttcattttaatcacgctgtttaaaaatcgtcattttcatacacgaactaccgttttttctcaaattcatacaccattCAAAAAGCCGGTAAAAATTGCCGAGTTGGCAACCGAATAGTGACATGTCATAACGAATCAGATAGTAAC is a window of Mercurialis annua linkage group LG2, ddMerAnnu1.2, whole genome shotgun sequence DNA encoding:
- the LOC126667308 gene encoding potassium transporter 5-like codes for the protein MAEVEEEEQRSPQAAESDGDYPKLVKTKDFFDVEANASRTHNRKDADWGTILKLAFQCIGVVYGDLGTSPLYVLPSIFPNGIKEKNDVLGVLSLIIYSLIIITLIKYVFIVLAANDNGDGGTFALYSLICRHSKASLIPNQQAEDRKVSTYKLDMPNRRVKLASAVKSKLESNHAIKYFMLFMTMLGVSMVLGDGILTPCISVLSAVGGIKEAVPTLSQDVIMWVSVVILVFLFQLQRFGTDKVGYTFAPIIMLWFFSIATIGLYNFIKYDPSVIKAVNPYYIIQYFQRNGKDAWISLGGVVLCLTGSEALFADLGHFNVRSVRLSSCTILIPSVLLAYVGQCSYLQENAADITDSFFKSIPKALFWPQFIVAVLAAIIASQSLISASFSIIQQSVALGCFPRIKVVHTSADFEGQVYIPEINTFLMIACVAVTLGFKNTIQIGNAYGIAVTFVFVITSALLVLIMIMIWKINIIYVVIYILTIGLSELIYLSATLYKFVDGGYLPLLLAFVIVTIMFIWSYGYRKKYLYELENKISVERLTDIVSGKRINRIQGLGLFYSQLVQGVSPVFTHYISSIPALHSVLVFVSIKSLPISKVPAEERFLFQRVKPGELIFRCIVRYGYTDSFKKQGSFEQDLANQLKEFIRDEQGDNVDNEIESVDKALNDGIVYLMGEAEVMAANGSSWIKKFTVDYLYNWLSRCVRQPDEIFLIPRKHLLKVGMTYDV
- the LOC126667206 gene encoding cullin-1-like isoform X1, coding for MAVKDPDRLKEFEAGLKVIQEAVDQVNAIAEGTSSSSLSSADYMRYYTVVFDLSASHPLGDFTKELYDKYKQIFEDHITLKVLPCLREKNDQELLQELVRKWGNYKIITRWLSKFFWFLGRYYIPTRKLPSLQETSFIAFHNLVYGEVNSQIRNAAISMINMGREGEEIDEVLLKNILAIYIEMGIDSNKYYEQDFEEAMLKDSAAFYSRKSSNWKQNKSHDDYLIMVEDCIKHETETVSSYLQSITQEKLLQQVVRYELLNTELEGLKPLDRDLQSS
- the LOC126667206 gene encoding cullin-1-like isoform X2 is translated as MAVKDPDRLKEFEAGLKVIQEAVDQVNAIAEGTSSSSLSSADYMRYYTVVFDLSASHPLGDFTKELYDKYKQIFEDHITLKVLPCLREKNDQELLQELVRKWGNYKIITRWLSKFFWFLGRYYIPTRKLPSLQETSFIAFHNLVYGEVNSQIRNAAISMINMGREGEEIDEVLLKNILAIYIEMGIDSNKYYEQDFEEAMLKDSAAFYSRKSSNWKQNKSHDDYLIMVEDCIKHETETVSSYLQSITQEKLLQVVRYELLNTELEGLKPLDRDLQSS
- the LOC126669363 gene encoding uncharacterized protein LOC126669363: MGQAFRRASGRIRATDSSPATKTVVDRRPPEITPDKVEILRTSAQCNNQDNLASGEDGIPKVNTENELEEKDPQYDAMLNQMVGRIRTKPGGKLEMGEAAVGERYDRPMPKLRNTKPDSTRYEERPAPPGTLNIAQLRHMMLLHQGKADDQTGPMDIHQIANKFRLEVDQVQQILKFVTLPPEEKKEERSNQ